One Rhinopithecus roxellana isolate Shanxi Qingling chromosome 7, ASM756505v1, whole genome shotgun sequence DNA segment encodes these proteins:
- the AP1S2 gene encoding AP-1 complex subunit sigma-2 isoform X3: MQFMLLFSRQGKLRLQKWYVPLSDKEKKKITRELVQTVLARKPKMCSFLEWRDLKIVYKRYASLYFCCAIEDQDNELITLEIIHRYVELLDKYFGSVCELDIIFNFEKAYFILDEFLLGGEVQETSKKNVLKAIEQADLLQE, encoded by the exons ATGCAGTTTATGTTGCTTTTTAGTCGTCAGGGAAAGCTTCGACTGCAAAAATGGTATGTCCCACTAtcagacaaagagaagaaaaagatcacAAGAGAACTTGTTCAGACCGTTTTAGCACGGAAACCTAAAATGTGCAGCTTCCTTGAGTGGCGAGATCTGAAGATTGTTTACAaaag ATATGCTAGTCTGTATTTTTGCTGTGCTATTGAGGATCAGGACAATGAACTAATTACCCTGGAAATAATTCATCGTTATGTGGAATTACTTGACAAGTATTTCGGCAGT gtcTGTGAACTAGATATCATCTTTAATTTTGAGaaggcttattttattttggatgaGTTTCTTTTGGGAGGGGAAGTTCAGGAAACATCGAAGAAAAATGTCCTTAAAGCAATTGAGCAGGCCGATCTACTGCAGGAG taa
- the AP1S2 gene encoding AP-1 complex subunit sigma-2 isoform X1, whose translation MQFMLLFSRQGKLRLQKWYVPLSDKEKKKITRELVQTVLARKPKMCSFLEWRDLKIVYKRYASLYFCCAIEDQDNELITLEIIHRYVELLDKYFGSVCELDIIFNFEKAYFILDEFLLGGEVQETSKKNVLKAIEQADLLQEEAETPRSVLEEIGLT comes from the exons ATGCAGTTTATGTTGCTTTTTAGTCGTCAGGGAAAGCTTCGACTGCAAAAATGGTATGTCCCACTAtcagacaaagagaagaaaaagatcacAAGAGAACTTGTTCAGACCGTTTTAGCACGGAAACCTAAAATGTGCAGCTTCCTTGAGTGGCGAGATCTGAAGATTGTTTACAaaag ATATGCTAGTCTGTATTTTTGCTGTGCTATTGAGGATCAGGACAATGAACTAATTACCCTGGAAATAATTCATCGTTATGTGGAATTACTTGACAAGTATTTCGGCAGT gtcTGTGAACTAGATATCATCTTTAATTTTGAGaaggcttattttattttggatgaGTTTCTTTTGGGAGGGGAAGTTCAGGAAACATCGAAGAAAAATGTCCTTAAAGCAATTGAGCAGGCCGATCTACTGCAGGAG GAAGCTGAAACCCCACGTAGTGTTCTTGAAGAAATTGGACTGACATAA
- the AP1S2 gene encoding AP-1 complex subunit sigma-2 isoform X2, giving the protein MQFMLLFSRQGKLRLQKWYVPLSDKEKKKITRELVQTVLARKPKMCSFLEWRDLKIVYKRYASLYFCCAIEDQDNELITLEIIHRYVELLDKYFGSVCELDIIFNFEKAYFILDEFLLGGEVQETSKKNVLKAIEQADLLQEPRHEYFNVPVY; this is encoded by the exons ATGCAGTTTATGTTGCTTTTTAGTCGTCAGGGAAAGCTTCGACTGCAAAAATGGTATGTCCCACTAtcagacaaagagaagaaaaagatcacAAGAGAACTTGTTCAGACCGTTTTAGCACGGAAACCTAAAATGTGCAGCTTCCTTGAGTGGCGAGATCTGAAGATTGTTTACAaaag ATATGCTAGTCTGTATTTTTGCTGTGCTATTGAGGATCAGGACAATGAACTAATTACCCTGGAAATAATTCATCGTTATGTGGAATTACTTGACAAGTATTTCGGCAGT gtcTGTGAACTAGATATCATCTTTAATTTTGAGaaggcttattttattttggatgaGTTTCTTTTGGGAGGGGAAGTTCAGGAAACATCGAAGAAAAATGTCCTTAAAGCAATTGAGCAGGCCGATCTACTGCAGGAG CCACGTCATGAATATTTTAATGTCCCTGTGTACTAA
- the AP1S2 gene encoding AP-1 complex subunit sigma-2 isoform X4: MQFMLLFSRQGKLRLQKWYVPLSDKEKKKITRELVQTVLARKPKMCSFLEWRDLKIVYKRYASLYFCCAIEDQDNELITLEIIHRYVELLDKYFGSVCELDIIFNFEKAYFILDEFLLGGEVQETSKKNVLKAIEQADLLQEKTETMYHSKSFIGFKKAY, from the exons ATGCAGTTTATGTTGCTTTTTAGTCGTCAGGGAAAGCTTCGACTGCAAAAATGGTATGTCCCACTAtcagacaaagagaagaaaaagatcacAAGAGAACTTGTTCAGACCGTTTTAGCACGGAAACCTAAAATGTGCAGCTTCCTTGAGTGGCGAGATCTGAAGATTGTTTACAaaag ATATGCTAGTCTGTATTTTTGCTGTGCTATTGAGGATCAGGACAATGAACTAATTACCCTGGAAATAATTCATCGTTATGTGGAATTACTTGACAAGTATTTCGGCAGT gtcTGTGAACTAGATATCATCTTTAATTTTGAGaaggcttattttattttggatgaGTTTCTTTTGGGAGGGGAAGTTCAGGAAACATCGAAGAAAAATGTCCTTAAAGCAATTGAGCAGGCCGATCTACTGCAGGAG AAAACAGAGACTATGTATCACAGCAAGAGTTTCATTGGGTTTAAGAAAGCGTACTAG